Proteins encoded by one window of Geobacter sp. DSM 9736:
- the fabF gene encoding beta-ketoacyl-ACP synthase II, translating to MRRVVVTGVGVVSPLGTGNQKNWNAVIAGKSGIGPITRFDASEMPVKIAGEVRDFIAEDFIDKKEVKKMDLFIQYSMAAAHFAMEDSGLQVTEENAERVGVLVGAGLGGLTTIEKYHSALQEGGYKKISPFFIPMLIINLAPGHISMKYGAKGPNVSSVSACATGTHSIGDAYHIIKRGDADAMIAGGTESTVTPLGIGGFAVMKALSTRNDDPTAASRPFEKNRDGFILAEGAGIIVLEEYESAKKRGAKIYGEVVGYGMTGDAYHLTAPAPGGEGAARCIKMALNGAGINPEQVTYINAHGTSTPFNDLNETLAIKAVFGDHAKKLMVSSTKSMTGHLLGAAGGVEAALTLMAMDKGIVPPTINYEEPDPECDLDYVPNTAREAKIEYALSNSFGFGGTNATLLFRKV from the coding sequence ATGAGAAGAGTTGTGGTGACGGGCGTCGGCGTTGTTTCGCCGCTGGGCACCGGAAACCAGAAGAACTGGAATGCCGTTATTGCGGGAAAGTCGGGAATCGGCCCAATAACCCGTTTCGATGCTTCGGAAATGCCTGTCAAGATCGCCGGTGAGGTCAGGGACTTTATCGCCGAAGATTTCATCGACAAAAAAGAAGTAAAGAAGATGGATCTGTTCATCCAGTACTCTATGGCTGCCGCGCATTTCGCCATGGAAGATTCGGGCCTCCAGGTTACCGAGGAGAACGCTGAGCGGGTAGGGGTTCTGGTAGGGGCCGGACTCGGCGGATTGACCACCATTGAGAAATATCATTCCGCCCTCCAGGAGGGTGGCTACAAGAAGATTTCTCCCTTCTTTATCCCGATGCTCATCATCAATCTGGCCCCCGGGCACATATCCATGAAGTACGGTGCCAAAGGGCCGAACGTTTCTTCAGTTTCCGCCTGCGCTACCGGCACCCACTCCATCGGCGATGCCTACCACATTATCAAGCGCGGCGACGCAGACGCGATGATCGCAGGAGGCACCGAATCGACGGTGACGCCGCTCGGAATTGGCGGATTCGCCGTCATGAAGGCGTTGTCTACCCGCAATGACGATCCGACCGCTGCTTCGCGACCATTTGAAAAGAACCGCGATGGCTTCATTCTAGCCGAAGGTGCCGGGATAATAGTTCTTGAGGAATATGAATCGGCAAAAAAACGAGGCGCCAAGATCTATGGTGAAGTCGTAGGTTATGGGATGACAGGAGATGCCTATCACCTCACCGCGCCAGCTCCCGGAGGGGAGGGTGCGGCCCGCTGCATCAAGATGGCTCTCAATGGTGCCGGCATCAACCCGGAGCAGGTGACTTACATCAATGCGCACGGCACGTCTACACCCTTCAACGACCTCAACGAAACACTTGCTATCAAGGCAGTGTTCGGCGACCACGCCAAGAAGCTGATGGTCTCCTCGACCAAGTCGATGACGGGTCACCTTCTGGGTGCCGCCGGAGGGGTTGAGGCTGCGCTGACGCTGATGGCGATGGATAAAGGGATCGTTCCTCCTACCATTAATTATGAAGAGCCTGATCCTGAATGCGATCTTGATTACGTTCCAAATACCGCCCGCGAAGCCAAGATAGAGTACGCATTAAGCAACTCCTTCGGGTTCGGCGGGACCAATGCCACTCTTCTGTTCAGGAAGGTATAG
- a CDS encoding efflux RND transporter permease subunit: MNIASLFIRRPIMTSLVMLAVMVFGLFAYKILPVNDLPAIDYPTIQVTSNLPGASPETMASAVATPLERQFSTISGLDSMTSTNGQGVSIIVLKFNLKRDIDAAALDVQAAISKAARQLPSDMPTPPSFQKVNPADQPVLYLALSSPTLPLPRVNEYADTVISPRISMISGVAQVLVYGSQKYAVRVQLDPLALASRKIGIDEVATALGRWNVNLPTGGLQGVRQAFTIQATGQLYNADAYKPLVVAYRGGAPVRLADIATVTDSVENDKVAAWYNTKGIMTRAIVLAIQRQPGTNTIQVVDSIKKEIPSFRNQLPGSVQLNVLFDRTETIRESVADVKFTLVLTMALVIMVIFLFLRNLSATVIPSLALPLSIIGTFAAMYLLGFSVNNITLLALTLSVGFVVDDAIVMLENIVRHMEHGEKPMEAAYKGSREIGFTIISMTISLVAVFIPILFMGGMLGRMLHEFAVTISIAILISGVVSLTLTPMLCSRFLKPPESKVHGKLYNIMELFFEGMLRLYERTLTKVLEYRRATIAVTLLMTLATVWLFKIMPMGLLPSDDIGAIFATTEGAQGASFEEMKRNQMKLAEIVLQEPNIEAFMSSVGATGSRVGSNSGSMFIKLKSRHERKLNADQVIQKLRPKVSGVPGILMFMQNPPPIRLEATSSKAQYQFVLQSPDTDELYHNAAAFEQKLRALPMIQDVTSDLQIKNPQVNLEIDRDRSAALGITAEQLEDTLFSAFGARQVSTIYSPVNQYRVIMEVEPRYQQDPSALGQLYIRSNAGQLVPLSALATLNQGVGPLTVNHLGQITSVTISFNLKPNVPLGTAVTAVEREARSLPAGITTGFQGTAQVYQASTKGLALLLVMAILVIYIVLGILYESYIHPLTILSGLPSAGFGALLTLLLFGKDLNLYSFVGIIMLVGIVKKNAIMMIDFALEAQRTEQKAPMDAIYQGCLVRFRPIMMTTMAALMGTLPIAIGFGAGADARRSLGLAVVGGLLVSQLLTLYITPVVYYYMDRVQMWARMRLGIRRRPGETAVEGG; the protein is encoded by the coding sequence ATGAACATCGCGTCCCTCTTTATCCGCAGACCTATCATGACGAGCCTCGTCATGCTGGCGGTAATGGTTTTCGGGCTCTTCGCCTACAAGATACTGCCGGTGAACGACCTGCCGGCGATCGACTATCCAACCATCCAGGTCACCTCCAACCTTCCCGGGGCAAGCCCTGAGACAATGGCGAGCGCCGTCGCCACACCTCTCGAACGGCAATTTTCTACCATTTCCGGACTTGATTCCATGACTTCCACCAACGGGCAGGGAGTCTCGATCATCGTCCTGAAATTCAATCTCAAGCGGGATATCGATGCAGCCGCTCTCGATGTCCAGGCGGCCATCTCCAAGGCAGCCCGGCAGCTCCCCTCTGACATGCCTACCCCCCCTTCTTTCCAGAAGGTGAACCCGGCGGACCAGCCGGTTCTCTACCTGGCACTCAGCTCGCCGACTCTACCCCTGCCGCGTGTGAACGAATACGCGGACACCGTCATCTCTCCCCGCATCTCCATGATCAGCGGCGTGGCCCAGGTCCTCGTCTACGGCTCCCAGAAATACGCCGTCCGGGTGCAGCTCGACCCGCTGGCGCTGGCCTCGCGTAAGATCGGCATCGATGAGGTGGCTACGGCACTCGGCAGATGGAATGTAAATCTTCCCACCGGCGGACTTCAGGGCGTGCGTCAGGCCTTCACCATCCAGGCAACAGGCCAGCTCTACAACGCGGATGCCTACAAGCCGCTAGTGGTAGCCTATCGGGGAGGAGCGCCGGTTCGACTCGCCGACATCGCAACCGTCACGGACAGCGTCGAGAACGACAAGGTTGCCGCCTGGTACAACACCAAAGGGATCATGACCAGGGCCATCGTTCTGGCCATCCAGCGACAGCCGGGGACCAACACGATTCAGGTTGTGGACAGCATCAAGAAGGAGATTCCCAGCTTCCGGAACCAGCTTCCAGGATCGGTCCAACTGAATGTCCTCTTCGACCGTACTGAAACGATCCGTGAGTCGGTGGCCGATGTGAAGTTCACGCTTGTCCTCACCATGGCCCTCGTCATCATGGTCATCTTTCTCTTCCTGCGAAACCTCTCGGCTACCGTGATACCAAGCCTGGCGCTCCCACTCTCCATCATCGGCACTTTTGCCGCCATGTATCTTCTGGGCTTCTCCGTCAACAATATCACCCTCCTGGCTCTCACCCTCTCCGTCGGATTCGTAGTGGACGATGCCATCGTCATGCTGGAGAATATCGTGCGACACATGGAGCATGGGGAGAAACCGATGGAAGCCGCCTACAAGGGCTCCCGGGAGATCGGCTTCACTATCATCTCGATGACCATCTCTCTAGTGGCCGTATTTATCCCGATTCTCTTCATGGGGGGGATGCTGGGCCGGATGCTGCACGAATTTGCAGTAACCATTTCCATAGCAATCCTCATCTCCGGAGTCGTCTCCCTGACCCTTACCCCCATGCTCTGCAGCCGTTTCCTCAAGCCACCCGAATCAAAAGTGCACGGCAAGCTTTACAATATAATGGAGCTATTCTTCGAGGGGATGCTACGACTCTACGAGCGTACCCTGACAAAGGTGCTCGAGTACCGTCGTGCCACTATTGCGGTGACCCTTCTTATGACCCTCGCCACGGTGTGGCTTTTCAAGATCATGCCGATGGGGCTTCTCCCTTCGGACGACATTGGTGCCATCTTCGCTACCACCGAGGGAGCTCAGGGGGCGTCCTTTGAAGAGATGAAGCGTAATCAAATGAAGCTGGCCGAGATCGTGCTCCAAGAGCCCAACATCGAGGCCTTTATGTCCTCCGTAGGCGCTACGGGAAGCAGGGTAGGATCCAACAGCGGCTCCATGTTCATAAAGCTCAAGTCCCGCCACGAGCGGAAGCTGAATGCCGACCAGGTTATTCAGAAACTTCGCCCGAAGGTTTCAGGGGTGCCGGGAATTCTGATGTTCATGCAGAATCCGCCCCCCATACGCCTCGAAGCGACCTCATCCAAGGCCCAGTACCAGTTTGTGCTCCAGAGCCCTGACACCGACGAGCTTTATCACAATGCGGCGGCTTTCGAACAGAAGCTTCGCGCGCTCCCGATGATCCAGGATGTCACGAGCGACCTGCAAATCAAGAACCCTCAGGTGAATCTGGAGATCGACCGTGATCGTAGCGCTGCCCTCGGAATCACCGCCGAGCAACTGGAGGATACCCTCTTTTCAGCCTTCGGCGCCCGGCAGGTGTCAACTATTTATTCTCCCGTCAACCAGTATCGAGTGATAATGGAGGTCGAGCCCCGCTACCAGCAAGATCCCTCGGCACTTGGACAGCTATACATCCGTAGCAACGCCGGACAGCTCGTTCCCCTGTCGGCCCTCGCCACCCTGAACCAAGGGGTGGGCCCCCTGACGGTAAACCATCTTGGCCAGATAACCTCCGTAACCATCTCCTTCAACCTGAAACCAAACGTCCCCCTCGGCACTGCTGTGACCGCTGTAGAGCGTGAAGCGAGATCGCTCCCTGCCGGCATTACTACGGGTTTTCAGGGAACAGCACAGGTTTACCAGGCATCGACAAAGGGGCTTGCGCTCCTCCTCGTGATGGCTATTCTCGTTATCTACATCGTCCTGGGAATCCTCTATGAGAGCTACATCCACCCCTTAACGATCCTGTCCGGACTCCCCTCGGCCGGCTTCGGAGCACTGCTGACGCTTCTACTCTTCGGGAAGGATCTGAACCTCTATTCCTTTGTGGGAATCATCATGCTCGTAGGCATCGTCAAGAAGAACGCAATCATGATGATTGACTTTGCCCTGGAAGCCCAACGCACAGAACAAAAGGCTCCAATGGACGCAATCTACCAGGGGTGTCTCGTCCGCTTCCGTCCGATCATGATGACTACCATGGCCGCACTTATGGGAACGCTCCCCATTGCGATCGGCTTCGGGGCAGGGGCAGATGCTCGGCGATCTCTCGGCCTTGCGGTCGTCGGCGGGCTGCTTGTCTCCCAGCTACTCACCCTCTATATAACCCCTGTAGTTTACTATTACATGGACAGGGTCCAGATGTGGGCGCGCATGAGGCTTGGAATACGGCGGCGTCCAGGGGAGACTGCAGTGGAAGGCGGGTAA
- the acpP gene encoding acyl carrier protein, giving the protein MSSSIEKRVKEIVAEQLGVDEAQVTNEASFMDDLGADSLDTVELVMALEEEFDIEISDESAEKITSVQDAIDYITEHT; this is encoded by the coding sequence ATGTCGTCGTCGATAGAAAAAAGGGTCAAAGAGATAGTAGCAGAGCAGCTTGGGGTTGATGAGGCACAGGTTACCAATGAAGCATCCTTTATGGACGATCTGGGCGCAGATTCTCTCGACACCGTAGAGCTTGTGATGGCCCTTGAAGAGGAGTTCGATATCGAGATCTCCGACGAAAGCGCTGAGAAAATCACATCCGTCCAGGATGCAATCGACTACATCACCGAGCACACCTAG
- a CDS encoding efflux RND transporter periplasmic adaptor subunit, with protein MSCRCRRVMVPLSIMPILCLVLVSCVKKKEPPRPKPPVPVGVVVAEQRNVPVQLAAIGNVEAYSTVGVKSQISGTIVRVHFREGEDVRKGQVLFTIDPAPFVAALRHAEALLAKDIAQAKNAEEQAKRYATLVQEGIVTREQYDTYRTAAEALGATVAADRAAVENARIQLGYCTIRSPLSGRTGNLAVHAGNLVKANDNPVLVTINQITPIYTTFSIPEKELPEIKRRLASGALTVEARLPNDTGEPERGNLTFIDNFVDPTTGMIKLKGTFQNGKGRLWPGQFVKITMTLSILANATVVPQHAVQAGQKGPFVFVVKRDNTVEQRSVVPGISQGGQVVILQGIQPGESIVTEGQMRVMPGAKVAVRHEKRGGESQAQPSGGLPGHKQ; from the coding sequence ATGTCGTGCCGCTGTCGACGGGTGATGGTGCCTTTGTCCATCATGCCCATCCTCTGTCTGGTCCTCGTGTCGTGCGTAAAGAAGAAAGAGCCGCCTCGTCCCAAGCCTCCCGTGCCTGTTGGGGTGGTCGTGGCTGAACAGAGAAATGTTCCGGTTCAGTTGGCTGCCATCGGCAACGTTGAGGCTTACAGCACCGTAGGCGTAAAGTCGCAAATCAGCGGGACCATAGTGCGCGTGCATTTTCGGGAGGGGGAGGATGTCAGAAAGGGGCAGGTCCTTTTCACTATCGACCCCGCCCCCTTCGTGGCTGCCCTTCGCCATGCGGAAGCCCTACTTGCGAAGGATATCGCCCAGGCTAAGAATGCCGAAGAGCAGGCAAAGCGATATGCGACCCTCGTGCAGGAGGGTATAGTGACTCGGGAGCAGTACGATACATACCGCACTGCAGCCGAGGCGCTGGGCGCCACTGTGGCAGCGGACCGGGCAGCGGTGGAGAATGCAAGGATCCAGCTCGGCTACTGCACCATACGCTCCCCTTTGAGCGGGCGGACAGGCAACCTGGCCGTACACGCCGGTAACCTCGTGAAGGCGAACGACAATCCGGTTCTTGTGACAATCAACCAGATAACTCCCATCTACACAACCTTCAGCATTCCTGAAAAGGAACTTCCGGAGATTAAGCGGCGGCTGGCAAGCGGAGCACTTACCGTCGAAGCACGCCTGCCGAACGATACCGGGGAGCCGGAACGGGGGAATCTGACCTTCATCGATAATTTCGTGGACCCCACTACCGGAATGATAAAGCTCAAAGGGACATTTCAGAACGGGAAGGGCCGGTTGTGGCCCGGACAGTTCGTCAAGATCACGATGACGCTCTCCATACTTGCGAACGCGACAGTAGTGCCCCAGCATGCAGTGCAGGCCGGGCAGAAGGGTCCATTTGTGTTTGTGGTCAAGAGGGACAATACAGTCGAGCAACGCTCGGTGGTACCTGGAATTTCCCAGGGGGGACAGGTGGTCATCCTCCAGGGGATTCAGCCTGGTGAAAGCATCGTAACAGAGGGGCAGATGCGGGTCATGCCGGGAGCAAAAGTCGCTGTCAGGCATGAGAAAAGGGGAGGAGAGTCACAAGCTCAGCCATCGGGGGGCTTGCCTGGACATAAGCAATGA
- the glyA gene encoding serine hydroxymethyltransferase, whose product MSILEQFDPEIARAVRLETERQEFNLELIASENFVSEAVLEAQGSVLTNKYAEGYPGKRYYGGCHHVDEVENLAISRAKELFGADHVNVQPHSGSQANMAVYFSVLKPGDTILGMNLSHGGHLTHGSPVNFSGRFFNVIPYGVSKEVQTIDYEEVERLAQEHKPKMIVVGASAYPRIIDFAAFRTIADKVGAVVMVDMAHIAGLVAAGLHPSPVPHAEFVTTTTHKTLRGPRGGMILCREEYAKTLNSNIFPGIQGGPLMHVIAAKAVAFKEALTPQFKAYQEQIVKNARTLAQGLMERGFKLVSGGTDNHLMLVDLSGTELTGKVAEEALDRAGITVNKNTVPFETRSPFVTSGFRIGTPAATSHGLKEPEMKDVAGFIAEVLGNVENEAKLAEIKGRVNQLMKRFPLYAHRLK is encoded by the coding sequence ATGTCGATTCTCGAACAGTTCGATCCGGAAATAGCACGCGCTGTGAGACTGGAAACCGAGCGGCAGGAATTTAACCTGGAGTTGATTGCTTCCGAGAACTTCGTTTCTGAAGCGGTCCTTGAAGCCCAGGGGTCGGTGCTTACTAACAAATACGCCGAAGGATATCCCGGAAAGCGCTACTACGGCGGCTGTCATCATGTAGATGAGGTAGAAAACCTTGCCATTTCACGGGCAAAGGAGCTTTTTGGTGCTGATCACGTCAACGTCCAGCCCCACTCCGGCTCCCAGGCAAATATGGCCGTCTACTTCTCGGTGCTCAAGCCGGGCGATACTATCCTGGGCATGAACCTTTCCCACGGCGGACACCTCACCCACGGAAGCCCCGTCAATTTTTCCGGGCGCTTCTTCAATGTTATTCCATATGGGGTCTCTAAGGAGGTCCAGACCATCGATTACGAGGAAGTTGAACGCCTTGCACAGGAACACAAGCCCAAGATGATCGTTGTTGGTGCCAGCGCATACCCCCGTATTATTGACTTCGCTGCTTTTCGCACCATAGCTGATAAGGTTGGCGCCGTGGTGATGGTGGATATGGCTCACATCGCAGGACTGGTCGCGGCCGGCCTCCACCCGAGCCCCGTTCCCCATGCCGAGTTCGTTACCACCACGACCCACAAGACACTTCGCGGCCCACGGGGAGGAATGATCCTCTGCAGGGAAGAGTATGCTAAAACCCTCAATTCCAATATCTTCCCGGGAATCCAGGGTGGGCCTCTCATGCATGTAATTGCTGCCAAGGCCGTAGCCTTTAAAGAGGCGCTCACCCCGCAGTTCAAGGCCTATCAGGAGCAGATTGTTAAAAATGCGCGTACGCTGGCACAGGGCCTGATGGAGCGCGGCTTCAAGCTTGTCTCCGGAGGCACAGACAATCACCTCATGCTTGTTGATCTTTCCGGAACGGAACTAACCGGCAAGGTGGCCGAGGAGGCCCTAGACAGGGCCGGCATCACCGTCAACAAAAACACCGTCCCCTTCGAAACCCGCTCTCCGTTTGTGACATCCGGGTTCCGCATTGGTACTCCTGCTGCCACCTCACATGGTCTCAAGGAGCCCGAAATGAAGGACGTCGCAGGTTTCATCGCAGAGGTTCTCGGCAACGTAGAGAATGAAGCGAAACTGGCAGAAATCAAAGGGCGGGTTAATCAGCTGATGAAGCGTTTCCCGCTTTATGCTCACAGATTGAAGTAA
- a CDS encoding TetR/AcrR family transcriptional regulator — protein MNKRSAEATKQKILDAAHRVFAERGHSEASMRLIASAAGISVGCLYLYFKNKDDLYLTLMQQWIRRLDGETREVLAHIKDPREAVKAFISTTIAFTTGHKEILMLQGKEFCFSFGLDMKRQFFRERRLFLTQLIADGVERGAFCDCNPEEAAKVIFNMLRGYIVSMVIDEEALFSVEDCCSLLLNGLLRRNDG, from the coding sequence ATGAACAAGCGTTCAGCAGAGGCGACCAAACAGAAGATACTCGACGCTGCCCACCGTGTATTTGCAGAAAGAGGGCATTCTGAAGCCAGTATGCGGCTCATCGCCAGCGCTGCGGGCATTAGCGTTGGTTGCCTCTACCTCTACTTCAAGAACAAGGATGATCTCTACCTTACACTGATGCAGCAATGGATCAGGAGACTCGACGGGGAGACGCGGGAGGTTCTCGCCCATATCAAGGATCCCAGGGAAGCGGTGAAGGCCTTTATTTCAACGACGATCGCCTTTACCACAGGACACAAGGAAATCCTCATGCTTCAGGGGAAGGAATTCTGCTTCTCCTTCGGCCTTGACATGAAACGGCAGTTTTTTCGGGAGCGCCGCCTTTTTCTGACACAGCTCATTGCAGATGGAGTCGAGAGAGGGGCTTTTTGCGACTGCAATCCCGAGGAGGCTGCGAAGGTGATATTCAACATGCTGCGTGGGTACATAGTCTCAATGGTAATCGACGAGGAAGCTCTTTTTTCGGTTGAGGATTGCTGCAGTCTCCTGCTCAACGGACTGTTACGGAGGAATGACGGGTGA
- the rpiB gene encoding ribose 5-phosphate isomerase B, which yields MMVVGSDHGGLDLKEGIKAFLGSRGIVFEDCGTDNGDSVDYPDFGERVARMVSEGAAEKGILFCGTGIGMSIVANKFPGVRAALVTDPFMARMAKEHNNANILVLGGRVLTEKDAREIVAAWLDASFEGGRHQGRLDKIAALERELAQSR from the coding sequence ATTATGGTGGTGGGCAGCGATCATGGCGGACTCGACCTCAAGGAAGGGATCAAGGCCTTCCTTGGTTCGCGGGGCATTGTCTTTGAGGATTGCGGAACCGATAACGGTGACTCCGTCGATTACCCCGACTTTGGGGAACGGGTTGCTAGGATGGTTTCGGAGGGTGCTGCTGAAAAAGGTATACTATTCTGCGGAACCGGGATCGGAATGTCCATTGTGGCAAATAAGTTTCCCGGAGTTCGTGCCGCATTGGTAACCGATCCATTCATGGCACGAATGGCCAAAGAGCACAACAACGCCAACATCCTAGTCCTTGGTGGCCGCGTACTTACCGAAAAGGATGCACGTGAGATCGTCGCTGCATGGCTCGATGCCTCTTTTGAGGGAGGACGTCACCAAGGCCGCCTCGACAAGATCGCGGCTCTGGAGCGGGAGCTTGCGCAGAGCAGGTAA
- a CDS encoding TolC family protein, protein MRRLTLQEAIRMAAERNLDVRAELYNTALFEADIHRFRGIYDLLLSALLDYRDSTTLATNNVITGGSPTIEQKSVSYNAGATQLLPTGGTVGLTFNNNWTKANFGSIRDFYESDLTLNVAQPLLQNFGQEVTELNISISRLNKEGSFEQFQTRLLNTVNQVTAQYFQLVSSRQDVDIRKASLALSERILSDTQARVKAGVLPAMEIINAEFGVASRQRELLDAERAVKDQNDALRLLLQLPPDMEIVPVDAFRTDPYPTDEAAEMKRAMAVRPELKQLDAALKTSELQNRVARKQTLPNLLVTASVAPTGLGSTYSRDLERLGSGDYPVWGVGLQFSYPLGNRTAENDYIKTKLRIEQNRMLIKSQQETVANEVRAAVRAIDVNYKQLEVTKRGRAYAEERLNAFIKRSQVGLATMRDVLDVENDLVTAKGEEVKALAAYNSSIYQLWRVTGDLLSRQGVKVSVDEADTLYERSK, encoded by the coding sequence GTGCGCAGACTGACGCTGCAGGAAGCGATCAGGATGGCGGCAGAACGTAACCTGGATGTCCGCGCTGAACTTTATAATACCGCGCTGTTCGAAGCGGATATTCATAGATTTCGCGGGATATACGATCTCCTTCTTTCCGCGCTTCTCGACTACCGGGACTCGACAACCCTTGCGACAAATAATGTAATTACCGGTGGTTCTCCCACCATCGAGCAGAAATCGGTCAGCTACAACGCCGGAGCGACCCAGTTGCTCCCCACGGGCGGTACCGTCGGTCTTACATTCAACAATAACTGGACGAAGGCCAACTTCGGATCGATTCGGGATTTCTATGAGTCGGACCTGACCCTCAATGTTGCACAGCCGCTTCTCCAGAACTTCGGCCAGGAAGTGACAGAGCTCAACATCTCGATTTCCAGGCTCAATAAAGAAGGTTCATTCGAGCAGTTCCAGACCAGGCTCCTCAACACGGTTAACCAGGTGACTGCACAGTATTTCCAGCTTGTCTCCTCCCGTCAGGACGTCGATATCAGAAAGGCTTCACTGGCTCTCTCCGAAAGGATACTGAGCGACACCCAGGCAAGGGTCAAGGCTGGGGTTCTTCCGGCTATGGAGATCATCAATGCGGAGTTCGGAGTAGCCTCGCGCCAGCGGGAACTGCTGGATGCGGAGCGGGCGGTGAAGGATCAGAACGACGCATTGAGGCTTCTTCTTCAGCTTCCGCCTGACATGGAGATCGTTCCGGTGGATGCTTTCAGGACGGACCCTTATCCGACCGATGAAGCCGCCGAAATGAAACGGGCCATGGCAGTGCGCCCGGAACTGAAGCAGCTGGACGCGGCCCTTAAAACAAGCGAATTGCAGAATCGTGTGGCGAGAAAGCAGACCCTCCCGAACCTCCTCGTTACTGCATCGGTTGCTCCGACAGGTCTTGGGAGTACCTACAGCCGCGACCTCGAGCGCCTCGGTTCCGGCGACTACCCTGTCTGGGGCGTAGGGCTGCAGTTCAGCTATCCCCTTGGTAACCGGACAGCTGAAAACGATTATATCAAGACGAAATTGAGGATCGAGCAGAACAGGATGCTGATAAAGAGTCAGCAAGAAACTGTCGCAAACGAAGTCCGCGCGGCCGTCCGGGCAATTGACGTTAACTACAAGCAGCTGGAGGTCACCAAACGTGGAAGGGCCTACGCCGAGGAGCGTCTCAACGCTTTCATCAAGAGAAGCCAGGTCGGGCTTGCTACTATGAGGGACGTGCTGGATGTGGAGAACGATCTCGTGACCGCCAAAGGGGAAGAGGTGAAGGCTCTCGCAGCCTATAACAGCTCAATATATCAGCTATGGCGCGTAACCGGAGACCTCCTGTCCCGCCAGGGGGTAAAAGTGTCTGTTGATGAAGCCGACACGCTGTACGAGAGGAGCAAGTAG
- a CDS encoding chemotaxis protein: MENSNNAVLLESDTNELEIVEFRIDEYDDSGQLVPCHYGVNVAKVREIIRLPQLWKAFNSQPAVAGMIKLRDKVITVINLAERLNKRIEGMEPDRVIVLEFNRLVVGVLVHSVSRIYRISWEQVEPPVKVANSEQVTGLVKMDDRIILVLDFEKIVGELCGQYVTAYEMLPDPDTARSRRILVADDSPFIRNTMCSSLRAAGHLVEEAENGEEAWNIINEKLQRCRERQVPIKEELDLLITDVEMPRMDGLHLTSRVRKEAALKDLPVVIFSSLASEDNIRKWSALGANQILTKPDLPNLVCLAEQLTG; this comes from the coding sequence ATGGAGAATTCGAACAACGCCGTATTACTTGAAAGCGACACAAACGAACTCGAGATAGTCGAATTCAGGATAGATGAATATGATGATTCGGGCCAGCTGGTGCCGTGCCATTACGGTGTGAACGTGGCGAAAGTGAGAGAAATCATCCGCCTTCCCCAGCTGTGGAAAGCATTCAACAGCCAACCTGCTGTCGCGGGAATGATAAAACTGCGAGACAAGGTGATCACGGTCATCAACCTGGCGGAGCGTCTCAATAAACGCATTGAGGGAATGGAGCCTGATCGGGTGATCGTCCTCGAATTCAACAGGCTGGTGGTGGGGGTGCTAGTACATTCGGTCTCCCGCATCTACCGCATCTCCTGGGAGCAGGTGGAGCCTCCCGTGAAGGTGGCGAATTCGGAGCAGGTGACGGGCCTCGTAAAGATGGATGACAGGATCATCCTCGTTCTCGACTTCGAGAAGATCGTTGGTGAACTCTGCGGGCAGTATGTGACGGCTTACGAGATGCTCCCGGACCCCGATACCGCCCGCAGCAGACGCATACTTGTCGCCGACGATTCCCCGTTCATCCGCAACACGATGTGCTCCTCCTTGCGCGCTGCAGGACACCTGGTGGAAGAAGCGGAAAATGGCGAAGAGGCCTGGAACATTATAAACGAGAAACTGCAGCGATGCCGCGAACGCCAAGTGCCCATAAAAGAGGAACTCGACCTGCTGATAACGGACGTTGAAATGCCGCGAATGGACGGTCTGCACCTGACGTCTCGGGTACGGAAAGAGGCAGCCCTCAAGGACCTCCCCGTAGTAATTTTCTCCTCCCTGGCGAGCGAAGATAACATCAGGAAGTGGAGCGCCCTCGGAGCAAACCAGATCCTCACGAAACCCGATCTGCCTAATCTTGTCTGCCTCGCCGAGCAGCTCACTGGATAG